The proteins below are encoded in one region of Callospermophilus lateralis isolate mCalLat2 chromosome 9, mCalLat2.hap1, whole genome shotgun sequence:
- the Tex51 gene encoding testis-expressed protein 51 has protein sequence MLPLLLIFLLTTAGEKTCLRCWPEMPALLDYDLQILWGTSPPPVELSQSLHSFFLEDTSSIKSSYLDKNHLEEETAKFFNQVDQIIQKLRNNKSSLLEEIRVYKGLLAERLNRRSEELKQKACNESCEIRSTIEVTACADCNTHVLSCNDAALCPAKKMKSYIWAIILSTVLLVAVAGVGCYLLWLKRKKKKEAEEVLRK, from the exons ATGCTGCCTCTCCTGCTCATCTTTCTCCTGACAACCGCTGGTGAAAAGACCTGCCTCCGTTGCTGGCCAGAGATGCCTGCCCTGCTGGACTATGACCTGCAGATTCTCTGGGGCACCTCGCCACCACCAGTAGAACTCTCCCAAAGCCTCCACTCCTTCTTTCTGGAGGATACTTCCTCGATAAAATCCTCTTATCTTG ATAAGAACCATCTGGAAGAAGAAACAGCCAAATTCTTCAACCAAGTTGACCAAATCATTCAGAAGTTACGCAATA ATAAATCGTCACTTTTGGAAGAGATTCGTGTATATAAGGGTCTCCTTGCCGAGAGGCTGAATAGGAGATCAGAGGAGCTGAAGCAGAAGG CCTGCAATGAGTCCTGTG AAATCAGATCCACAATAGAGGTCACTGCGTGTGCAGACTGTAATACCCACGTCTTATCCTGCAATGACGCTGCTCTCTGCCCAG CCAAGAAAATGAAGTCCTACATATGGGCTATAATCCTCAGCACTGTGCTACTCGTGGCCGTAGCTGGAGTTGG ATGTTACCTCCTCTGGCtcaagaggaagaaaaagaaggaagcagaagagGTACTGAGAAAGTAG